A stretch of Microbacterium sp. LWH3-1.2 DNA encodes these proteins:
- a CDS encoding ABC transporter substrate-binding protein → MTLRKKVSLALVALLAAGSLASCSAGGDDQGAIDQFPEKWDQQITIDVFDGLANYMGVQQGWFAKIVEDKFNMKLNIIAPNVAGGGDTLYNTRVAAGDLGDLIVTDKGEKLDELIEGGLVEDSANYYGAMDNLAKFDAAVEHLNDGKDGVYGFPSMVSSLQPTEPSEGLNPTFGPYVRWDYYKELGYPEIGTLEDLLPVLADMQAAHPTADNGQPTYAFSLFKDWDGNMMVTAKQPACFYGYDEIGFVLAKADGSDYQSILDPDGEYIRNLKLYFDANQLGLVDPESTTQNYDTLFSKFQNGQVLFSWWPWLGQSAFNTEENMAAGKGFEMAPLADQNIFSYGAEAYGGKQVFAIGSKAEDPERIAAFIDWLYSPEGAYANSSQTGASAGPKGLTWDVNDAGEPELTDFGNEVFLQGSGTVPEEWGGGEYADGVSALNLSAVLPIDTDPETSLPYSYTFWPTYQASIANPLTVDWSAKMGDATSTMEYLQTNDQVLVAPGASYAAPADDSEIETLRNQVKEIIKQYSWQMVFASNEAQFESLRDELIETANGLGYEKVLDFDMSNAKSQNDARVAVAEEFGD, encoded by the coding sequence ATGACGCTTCGAAAGAAGGTGTCCCTGGCTCTCGTGGCGCTCCTCGCCGCGGGCTCGCTCGCCTCCTGCAGCGCGGGCGGCGACGACCAGGGCGCGATCGACCAGTTCCCCGAGAAATGGGACCAGCAGATCACGATCGACGTGTTCGACGGTCTCGCGAACTACATGGGCGTCCAGCAGGGCTGGTTCGCCAAGATCGTCGAAGACAAGTTCAACATGAAGCTGAACATCATCGCCCCGAACGTCGCGGGCGGCGGTGACACCCTCTACAACACCCGCGTCGCTGCCGGCGACCTCGGCGACCTGATCGTCACCGACAAGGGCGAGAAGCTCGACGAGCTCATCGAGGGCGGCCTGGTCGAGGACTCCGCGAACTACTACGGCGCGATGGACAACCTCGCGAAGTTCGACGCTGCGGTCGAGCATCTCAACGACGGCAAGGACGGTGTCTACGGCTTCCCGTCCATGGTGTCGTCGCTGCAGCCGACCGAACCGTCGGAGGGCCTGAACCCCACCTTCGGCCCTTATGTGCGGTGGGACTACTACAAGGAGCTCGGCTACCCCGAGATCGGCACCCTCGAAGACCTCCTGCCGGTGCTCGCCGACATGCAGGCCGCGCACCCCACCGCCGACAACGGCCAGCCCACCTACGCCTTCTCGCTGTTCAAGGACTGGGACGGCAACATGATGGTCACGGCCAAGCAGCCCGCCTGCTTCTACGGCTACGACGAGATCGGCTTCGTGCTGGCCAAGGCCGACGGCTCGGATTACCAGAGCATCCTCGACCCCGACGGCGAGTACATCCGCAACCTGAAGCTCTACTTCGACGCCAACCAGCTCGGCCTCGTCGACCCCGAGTCGACGACGCAGAACTACGACACGCTCTTCTCGAAGTTCCAGAACGGCCAGGTGCTGTTCTCGTGGTGGCCGTGGCTGGGCCAGTCCGCCTTCAACACCGAGGAGAACATGGCCGCCGGCAAGGGCTTCGAGATGGCGCCGCTGGCGGATCAGAACATCTTCTCGTACGGCGCCGAAGCGTACGGAGGCAAGCAGGTGTTCGCGATCGGCTCGAAGGCCGAGGACCCCGAGCGCATCGCGGCCTTCATCGACTGGCTCTACTCTCCTGAGGGTGCGTACGCAAACAGCAGCCAGACCGGGGCGTCCGCGGGCCCGAAGGGCCTCACGTGGGACGTCAACGACGCCGGTGAGCCCGAGCTCACCGACTTCGGCAACGAGGTGTTCCTCCAGGGCAGCGGTACCGTGCCCGAGGAGTGGGGCGGCGGCGAGTACGCCGATGGTGTGTCGGCGCTGAACCTCAGCGCGGTGCTTCCCATCGACACAGACCCGGAGACGAGCCTGCCGTACAGCTACACCTTCTGGCCGACCTACCAGGCCTCGATCGCCAACCCGCTGACGGTCGACTGGTCGGCGAAGATGGGCGACGCGACCTCCACCATGGAGTACCTCCAGACCAACGACCAGGTGCTGGTCGCCCCGGGCGCGAGCTACGCGGCGCCGGCCGACGACTCCGAGATCGAGACCCTGCGCAACCAGGTCAAGGAGATCATCAAGCAGTACTCGTGGCAGATGGTGTTCGCCTCGAACGAGGCGCAGTTCGAGTCGCTCCGCGACGAGCTCATCGAGACCGCGAACGGCCTGGGCTACGAGAAGGTGCTCGACTTCGACATGAGCAACGCGAAGTCCCAGAACGACGCACGCGTCGCCGTGGCTGAGGAGTTCGGCGACTAG
- a CDS encoding carbohydrate ABC transporter permease, producing the protein MTTTMTKTLTTTHRGDSSARYRGTLGDVVFRIANYALFFLFALICAYPFYYLIINSVSANDISALGDVRLWPVGFHLSNYAQVFQLPGLPMATVVSIGRTVIGTALTVLASAFLGFMFTQTRMWGRKFWYRFLIITMYFSAGLIPVFIIMKTLGLTNNFWVYVLPFVVQPFNVILAKTYVESMPKELQEAAEVDGANILQVFFRVYLPNMTPILATIAIFSAVTQWNSFQDTLIYITDQSLYTLQYLLYMFINQASSLAQAAQNAGGNIGQIAGLATEQTPTSIRMTVSVLVVLPIIFIYPLFQRFFVKGIMLGAVKG; encoded by the coding sequence ATGACCACGACGATGACCAAGACCCTCACCACGACGCACAGGGGCGACAGCTCGGCCCGCTACCGCGGGACGCTCGGCGACGTGGTCTTCCGCATCGCGAACTACGCGCTGTTCTTCCTCTTCGCGCTGATCTGCGCGTACCCCTTCTACTACCTGATCATCAACTCCGTCAGCGCCAACGACATCTCGGCGCTCGGCGATGTGCGTCTGTGGCCGGTCGGGTTCCACCTGTCCAATTACGCGCAGGTCTTCCAGCTGCCAGGACTGCCGATGGCGACCGTGGTCAGCATCGGCCGCACCGTCATCGGCACGGCGCTCACCGTGCTGGCATCGGCGTTCCTCGGGTTCATGTTCACGCAGACCCGCATGTGGGGTCGCAAGTTCTGGTACCGCTTCCTCATCATCACGATGTACTTCAGCGCGGGCTTGATCCCGGTGTTCATCATCATGAAGACGCTGGGTCTCACCAACAACTTCTGGGTGTATGTGCTGCCGTTCGTCGTGCAGCCGTTCAACGTCATCCTCGCGAAGACCTACGTCGAGTCGATGCCGAAGGAGCTGCAGGAAGCGGCCGAGGTCGACGGCGCCAACATCCTGCAGGTCTTCTTCCGGGTCTATCTGCCCAACATGACGCCCATCCTCGCGACCATCGCGATCTTCAGCGCGGTGACGCAATGGAACAGCTTCCAGGACACCCTGATCTACATCACCGACCAGAGCCTGTACACGCTCCAGTACCTGCTCTACATGTTCATCAACCAGGCGTCGAGCCTCGCTCAGGCGGCGCAGAACGCCGGCGGCAACATCGGCCAGATCGCAGGGCTCGCCACCGAGCAGACGCCGACCTCGATTCGCATGACCGTCTCGGTGCTCGTCGTCCTGCCGATCATCTTCATCTATCCGCTGTTTCAGCGCTTCTTCGTGAAGGGCATCATGCTGGGCGCCGTCAAGGGCTGA
- a CDS encoding ABC transporter permease codes for MTTQAQSQVVFQEAAVHNLDQNAKKGRGRRRRPAGSRTSFTLFLCIVPFLVLAFLFSYLPLYGWIYSLYDYKPALGLEGSDFVGLQWFQMLVSSPTQMTQIGQVLLNTLAISFLGIATSVLPLFFAILLNEIKAPWFRNSVQTLTALPNFISWVLVYMIAFSLFSSSGLVNDVLTDAGLITAPIKFLDTDQNVWITMTLWSIWKGLGWGAIIYLAAIAGIDQSLYESARIDGAGRFQLMRYITIPQLMPTYLVLLLLSIANILNNGMEQYYVFQNAFNKQWIQVLDLYVYNIGMTGNSLSMATAIGMLKSLISVALLLTVNAVSQRVRGESIV; via the coding sequence ATGACCACTCAAGCGCAGTCGCAGGTCGTCTTCCAGGAAGCGGCGGTCCACAACCTGGATCAGAACGCGAAGAAGGGCCGCGGCCGCAGACGACGCCCCGCGGGCAGCCGGACGTCGTTCACGCTGTTCCTCTGCATCGTCCCGTTCCTGGTCCTCGCGTTCCTCTTCTCCTACCTCCCCCTGTACGGCTGGATCTACTCCCTCTACGACTACAAGCCTGCACTCGGCCTGGAGGGCAGCGACTTCGTCGGCCTGCAGTGGTTCCAGATGCTGGTCTCCTCACCCACCCAGATGACGCAGATCGGCCAGGTGCTGCTCAACACCCTCGCGATCAGCTTCCTCGGGATCGCGACATCCGTCCTGCCGCTCTTCTTCGCGATCCTCCTCAACGAGATCAAGGCGCCGTGGTTCCGCAACTCCGTTCAGACGCTCACGGCCCTCCCGAACTTCATCTCGTGGGTGCTCGTCTACATGATCGCGTTCTCGCTGTTCTCGAGTTCGGGCCTGGTCAACGACGTCCTGACCGACGCCGGGCTCATCACGGCGCCGATCAAGTTCCTCGACACCGACCAGAACGTCTGGATCACCATGACGCTCTGGAGCATCTGGAAGGGCCTCGGCTGGGGCGCCATCATCTACCTCGCCGCGATCGCGGGCATCGACCAGTCGCTGTACGAGTCGGCCCGCATCGACGGCGCCGGCCGCTTCCAGCTGATGCGGTACATCACGATCCCGCAGCTGATGCCCACGTACCTCGTGCTGCTGCTGCTGTCGATCGCGAACATCCTGAACAACGGGATGGAGCAGTACTACGTCTTCCAGAACGCCTTCAACAAGCAGTGGATCCAGGTGCTCGACCTGTACGTCTACAACATCGGCATGACGGGCAACAGCCTGTCGATGGCCACCGCGATCGGAATGCTCAAGAGCCTCATCTCGGTCGCCCTGCTGCTCACCGTCAATGCGGTCTCCCAGCGCGTCCGCGGCGAATCGATCGTCTGA
- a CDS encoding alpha-galactosidase: MTLRKTATPPMGWNSWDSYGTTVTEAEVLANAEFLAAHLLRHGWDTIVVDIDWADPTARAHGYNESAPLVIDEYGRVQPDPVRFPSASGGAGFGPLAARIHGLGLKFGIHIMRGIPRIAVDRDLPVRGAEATAADIADPANACEWNPHYVGLDHRAPGAAAYYRSLADQYAHWGVDFIKADDMLWPYQAAEIEALSAAIEAAPRQIALSLSPGRDLSAAHLEHLRAHATMWRICDDLWDRWDDVEANFARLARWAPLAGPDGWPDADMLPLGRIGIRAERGEPREGALTLAERRTLVTLWVMARSPLMIGGDLPASAPETIALFTNDDVLEILRDSTGNRELLREHDLVVWTAERDDTRWVAVFNTADHAREVPFDTRSLGLGPAPAAVTDLWDAASVPVEAVHEQSNAARSVAPGSSVVRITLEPHGCKLLRA; the protein is encoded by the coding sequence ATGACGTTGCGCAAGACTGCCACTCCGCCCATGGGGTGGAACAGCTGGGACTCCTACGGGACGACGGTGACCGAGGCCGAGGTGCTCGCCAATGCCGAGTTCCTGGCCGCGCACCTGCTCCGCCACGGGTGGGACACGATCGTGGTCGACATCGACTGGGCCGACCCCACCGCCCGCGCGCACGGCTACAACGAGTCCGCCCCGCTGGTGATCGACGAGTACGGGCGCGTGCAGCCCGATCCGGTGCGGTTCCCTTCCGCGTCCGGCGGAGCCGGATTCGGGCCGCTCGCCGCACGCATCCACGGGCTGGGCCTGAAGTTCGGCATCCACATCATGCGCGGCATCCCGAGGATCGCGGTCGATCGCGACCTGCCCGTGCGGGGCGCGGAGGCGACCGCCGCCGACATCGCCGACCCGGCGAACGCCTGCGAGTGGAACCCGCACTACGTCGGCCTGGACCACCGCGCGCCCGGCGCGGCGGCCTACTACCGTTCGCTCGCCGACCAGTACGCGCACTGGGGCGTCGACTTCATCAAGGCCGACGACATGCTGTGGCCCTACCAGGCTGCCGAGATCGAAGCCCTCTCCGCCGCGATCGAGGCGGCGCCGCGACAGATCGCGCTGTCGCTGTCGCCCGGCCGCGACCTGTCGGCCGCACACCTCGAGCACCTTCGCGCCCACGCCACGATGTGGCGCATCTGCGACGACCTGTGGGATCGGTGGGACGACGTCGAGGCGAACTTCGCCCGTCTCGCGCGCTGGGCGCCGCTGGCCGGACCGGACGGCTGGCCCGACGCCGACATGCTCCCGCTCGGCCGCATCGGCATCCGTGCCGAGCGCGGCGAGCCCCGCGAGGGCGCGCTCACCCTCGCGGAGCGCCGGACCCTCGTGACCCTGTGGGTCATGGCCCGCTCTCCGCTGATGATCGGCGGCGACCTGCCCGCCAGCGCACCCGAGACGATCGCCCTGTTCACCAACGACGACGTGCTCGAGATCCTCCGCGACTCCACCGGCAACCGCGAGCTGCTGCGCGAGCACGACCTCGTGGTCTGGACCGCCGAGCGCGACGACACCCGCTGGGTCGCCGTCTTCAACACCGCCGATCACGCACGCGAAGTGCCGTTCGACACCCGCTCCCTCGGCCTCGGACCGGCACCGGCCGCCGTCACCGACCTCTGGGACGCGGCATCCGTTCCCGTCGAAGCCGTCCATGAGCAGTCGAATGCCGCCCGCAGCGTCGCCCCCGGCAGCTCCGTTGTGCGGATCACCCTCGAGCCACACGGCTGCAAGCTGCTGCGCGCCTGA
- a CDS encoding Gfo/Idh/MocA family protein: MTDTTLAPASAEASARPTVREIGIIMNGVSGRMGYRQHLVRSILAIREQGGIELTDGTKVTVKPLLVGRSEAKLAELAAKHGIEDYTTDLDAALADPRWEIYADFLVTKARASALRKAIAAGKTIYTEKPTAETVDEALELAKLAQEAGVKTGVVHDKLYLPGLQKLKRLIDSGFFGRILSVRGEFGYWVFEGDWQPAQRPSWNYRAEDGGGIIVDMFPHWNYVLENLFGEVKTVYAQAAVHIADRWDEKGEHYTATAEDAAYGIFELEGDIVAQINSSWTVRVNRDELVEFHVDGTQGSAVVGLFGAKIQHRNATPKPVWNPDLADGHDYDADWAEVPTNDVFQNGFRQQWEEFLVSYVEGTDYEFDLLSGARGVLLAEAGLQSSREGRKVELPTLSLD, encoded by the coding sequence ATGACCGACACGACTCTCGCCCCGGCATCAGCCGAGGCGTCCGCCCGTCCCACCGTGCGTGAGATCGGCATCATCATGAACGGCGTCTCGGGCCGGATGGGCTACCGCCAGCACCTGGTGCGCTCGATCCTCGCGATCCGAGAGCAGGGCGGCATCGAGCTCACCGACGGCACCAAGGTCACGGTGAAGCCGCTCCTCGTCGGCCGCAGCGAGGCCAAGCTCGCCGAGCTCGCCGCGAAGCACGGCATCGAGGACTACACGACCGACCTCGACGCCGCCCTGGCGGACCCCCGCTGGGAGATCTACGCCGACTTCCTCGTCACCAAGGCCCGCGCATCGGCGCTGCGCAAGGCGATCGCCGCCGGCAAGACCATCTACACCGAGAAGCCCACGGCGGAGACGGTCGACGAGGCCCTCGAGCTCGCGAAGCTCGCGCAAGAGGCCGGCGTCAAGACCGGCGTCGTGCACGACAAGCTGTATCTGCCGGGCCTGCAGAAGCTCAAGCGCCTCATCGACTCCGGCTTCTTCGGGCGCATCCTGTCGGTGCGCGGCGAGTTCGGCTACTGGGTCTTCGAGGGCGACTGGCAGCCCGCCCAGCGCCCGTCGTGGAACTACCGCGCCGAAGACGGCGGCGGCATCATCGTCGATATGTTCCCGCACTGGAACTACGTGCTCGAGAACCTGTTCGGCGAGGTCAAGACCGTCTACGCGCAGGCCGCCGTGCACATCGCCGACCGCTGGGACGAGAAGGGCGAGCACTACACCGCCACCGCCGAGGACGCCGCGTACGGCATCTTCGAGCTCGAGGGCGACATCGTCGCGCAGATCAACTCGTCGTGGACCGTGCGCGTGAACCGCGACGAGCTCGTCGAGTTCCACGTGGACGGCACGCAGGGCTCCGCCGTGGTGGGCCTCTTCGGCGCGAAGATCCAGCACCGCAACGCCACCCCGAAGCCGGTGTGGAACCCCGACCTGGCCGACGGCCACGACTACGACGCCGACTGGGCCGAGGTTCCCACGAACGACGTCTTCCAGAACGGCTTCCGTCAGCAGTGGGAGGAGTTCCTCGTCTCCTACGTCGAGGGCACCGACTACGAGTTCGACCTGCTGTCGGGCGCGCGCGGCGTGCTGCTCGCCGAGGCCGGCCTGCAGTCGAGCCGCGAGGGCCGCAAGGTCGAACTGCCCACGCTGTCGCTGGACTGA
- a CDS encoding dihydrodipicolinate synthase family protein, with amino-acid sequence MPTLTLLAGDGALSAAELNEPPGYLKPGGPLQSRVAYAAAHVVPKTWADNTPGRPAEVDWDATLDFRRAVYSWGLGVADAMDTAQRNMGLDAAATRDLIARSAEVAREEGGSVVVGVNTDHVEAERISIDEVISAYKEQLHFTEEQGAGPVLMASRHLARVAESADDYRRVYREVLQSATVPVVLHWLGAAFDPALEGYFGSPDWREASAVLLEIIEENVDKVAGVKMSLLDAASEVSVRERLPEGVRMFTGDDFNYVGLIGGQDVPEATQPERSVESPRQHSDALLGAFAAITPVASAAIQALDAGDPARYLEILGPTEELSRQVFAAPTYYYKTGVAFLSWLNGHQPAFQMVGGLHSARSLPHLSRIVELANASFAFERPELAAIRWHGMLRHNGIDVPGVIA; translated from the coding sequence ATGCCCACGCTCACACTTCTCGCAGGCGACGGCGCGCTCTCGGCCGCCGAGCTGAACGAGCCCCCTGGCTATCTCAAGCCCGGGGGACCGCTCCAGAGCCGCGTGGCGTACGCCGCCGCACACGTCGTGCCGAAGACCTGGGCCGACAACACCCCGGGTCGACCCGCCGAGGTCGACTGGGACGCGACCCTGGACTTCCGTCGCGCCGTGTACTCGTGGGGTCTCGGCGTTGCCGACGCCATGGACACCGCCCAGCGCAACATGGGTCTCGACGCCGCCGCGACCCGCGACCTCATCGCGCGGTCGGCCGAGGTCGCCCGCGAGGAGGGCGGCTCGGTCGTCGTCGGGGTCAACACCGACCACGTCGAAGCCGAGCGCATCTCCATCGACGAGGTCATCAGCGCCTACAAGGAGCAGCTGCACTTCACCGAGGAGCAGGGCGCCGGCCCCGTGCTGATGGCGTCGCGCCACCTGGCGCGCGTCGCCGAATCAGCCGACGACTACCGCCGCGTCTACCGCGAGGTGCTGCAGTCGGCGACCGTGCCTGTCGTGCTGCACTGGCTCGGCGCGGCGTTCGATCCGGCGCTCGAGGGCTACTTCGGCTCCCCCGACTGGCGCGAGGCATCGGCGGTGCTGTTGGAGATCATCGAGGAGAACGTCGACAAGGTCGCGGGCGTCAAGATGAGCCTGCTCGACGCCGCGTCCGAGGTCTCGGTGCGCGAGCGCCTGCCCGAGGGTGTGCGCATGTTCACCGGCGACGACTTCAACTACGTCGGCCTCATCGGGGGTCAGGACGTGCCCGAGGCGACCCAGCCGGAGCGCAGCGTCGAGAGCCCGCGTCAGCACTCCGACGCCCTGCTGGGCGCCTTCGCGGCCATCACGCCGGTGGCGTCGGCGGCGATCCAGGCGCTCGACGCCGGCGACCCCGCACGGTACCTCGAGATCCTCGGCCCGACCGAAGAGCTCAGCCGCCAGGTGTTCGCCGCGCCGACGTACTACTACAAGACCGGCGTCGCGTTCCTGTCGTGGCTGAACGGCCACCAGCCGGCGTTCCAGATGGTCGGGGGCCTGCACTCGGCGCGGAGCCTTCCGCACCTCTCGCGCATCGTCGAGCTCGCGAACGCGTCGTTCGCCTTCGAGCGTCCGGAGCTCGCGGCGATCCGCTGGCACGGGATGCTGCGCCACAACGGGATCGATGTTCCGGGGGTGATCGCGTGA
- a CDS encoding sugar phosphate isomerase/epimerase family protein, with protein sequence MTADPRLSINQATIKYADLATALRVTAEAGVQAIGLWREPVQEVGLATAASMLADSGLRFTTHCRSGFFTMPEGPARRASIDDNRVAIEEAATLAAAGADGSTAVLVLVAGGLPDGSRDLVGARERVRDAIGELAPDAAAAGVTLAIEPLHPMYASDRCVVTTLGQALDIAADFDPAVVGATVDTFHIWWDPDVLSSIERAGREGRIATYQVCDWKTPLAADPLLSRHYPGDGVIDFASLTRAAEATGYDRDIEVEIFNAEIWATDPLVAVQRTAAGFAASVSPHLRARVAG encoded by the coding sequence GTGACCGCGGATCCGCGCCTTTCGATCAATCAGGCCACCATCAAATACGCCGACCTCGCGACCGCGCTGCGCGTGACCGCCGAGGCGGGCGTGCAGGCGATCGGCCTGTGGCGCGAGCCGGTGCAGGAGGTGGGTCTCGCAACAGCCGCCTCGATGCTCGCCGACTCGGGTCTGCGCTTCACGACGCACTGCCGCTCGGGCTTCTTCACGATGCCCGAAGGCCCGGCACGCCGCGCATCGATCGACGACAATCGCGTCGCGATCGAGGAGGCCGCGACGCTGGCGGCCGCGGGCGCCGACGGCTCGACTGCGGTCCTCGTGCTGGTGGCCGGCGGGCTGCCCGACGGCTCCCGCGACCTGGTCGGCGCGCGCGAGCGCGTGCGCGACGCCATCGGCGAGCTGGCACCGGATGCAGCGGCCGCGGGCGTGACGCTCGCCATCGAGCCGCTGCATCCGATGTACGCGTCCGACCGGTGCGTCGTCACGACGCTCGGGCAGGCGCTCGACATCGCCGCCGACTTCGACCCGGCCGTCGTGGGCGCCACCGTGGACACGTTCCACATCTGGTGGGACCCGGACGTGCTGTCGTCGATCGAGCGCGCGGGCCGCGAGGGCCGCATCGCGACGTACCAGGTGTGCGACTGGAAGACCCCGCTGGCCGCCGACCCGCTGCTGAGCCGCCACTACCCGGGCGACGGCGTCATCGACTTCGCGTCGCTGACCCGCGCCGCCGAGGCGACCGGCTACGACCGCGACATCGAGGTCGAGATCTTCAACGCGGAGATCTGGGCGACCGACCCGCTCGTCGCCGTGCAGCGCACGGCCGCCGGGTTCGCAGCATCCGTCTCGCCCCACCTCCGCGCCCGCGTCGCCGGCTGA
- a CDS encoding LacI family DNA-binding transcriptional regulator — MIAPTRGAATLHDVAREAGVSLATASRVLNGSTRKVAESYRERVETAAEKLGYTANLSAQATARGTAAIVALLVADIADPYFGQLASGVARGADEAGLVVTIAITERDPQREVRLVRALRGQRPRGLILAASRVEGPDAAGLQGELEAFSNMGGRVVVVGPGGGPARSVAIDNRGGAAALGSRLAGLGYRDAIVLAASEGIRTSDDRVQGFSEGFADAGGTVREVRRAGFTRDAGYVAASELLEGDVPAGTLIFGISDVVAIGIMSAVRDAGRQVGADIAVAGFDDIATGRDIRPGLTTVRVPLEDLGYHALHAATDPEWEAEPQLPLEVILRGSTPPRS, encoded by the coding sequence ATGATCGCGCCTACCCGAGGCGCCGCCACCCTCCACGATGTCGCGCGCGAGGCTGGGGTCTCGCTCGCGACCGCGTCGCGGGTGCTCAACGGCTCGACGCGAAAGGTCGCCGAGAGCTACCGCGAGCGCGTCGAGACCGCAGCCGAGAAGCTCGGCTACACGGCCAATCTCTCCGCCCAGGCCACCGCGCGAGGCACCGCCGCCATCGTCGCACTCCTGGTCGCCGACATCGCCGACCCCTATTTCGGCCAGCTCGCCTCCGGCGTCGCGCGCGGCGCCGACGAGGCCGGCCTCGTCGTCACGATCGCGATCACCGAGCGCGATCCGCAGCGCGAGGTCAGACTGGTGCGGGCCCTCCGCGGACAACGGCCCCGCGGCCTCATCCTCGCGGCCTCCCGCGTGGAAGGCCCCGACGCCGCCGGCCTCCAGGGCGAGCTCGAAGCGTTCTCGAACATGGGCGGCCGCGTCGTCGTCGTCGGTCCCGGCGGGGGCCCCGCGCGTTCGGTCGCAATCGACAACCGCGGCGGTGCGGCGGCGCTCGGCAGCCGGCTCGCGGGCCTCGGCTATCGGGACGCGATCGTGCTCGCGGCATCCGAGGGGATCCGCACCTCCGACGACCGCGTCCAGGGCTTCAGCGAGGGCTTCGCAGATGCGGGCGGGACGGTGCGCGAGGTCCGTCGCGCCGGGTTCACCCGCGACGCCGGTTACGTGGCCGCGTCGGAGCTGCTCGAGGGCGACGTACCGGCCGGCACCCTGATCTTCGGCATCAGCGACGTCGTCGCCATCGGCATCATGTCGGCCGTGCGCGACGCCGGACGCCAGGTCGGCGCCGACATCGCGGTCGCCGGCTTCGACGACATCGCTACGGGTCGCGACATCCGACCCGGTCTGACGACCGTGCGCGTGCCCCTCGAGGATCTCGGCTACCACGCTCTGCACGCGGCGACCGACCCGGAATGGGAGGCCGAGCCGCAGCTCCCGCTCGAGGTGATCCTGCGCGGGAGCACTCCGCCGCGCAGCTGA